The nucleotide sequence GCGCGCACGCCTCCCGGCCATCCGCTCTACACCCTGGCCCGTGACTTGGGCGCGACTCTCACCCGTTATGACTTGATGGTGGTAACCGGTGGCGGAGGAGGCATCATGGCCGCCGCCCACGAGGGAGCCGGGCGGGAAAACAGTCTGGGCTTCAACATCACCCTGCCCTTCGAGCAAGGCGCCAACGCGACCATGGCGGGCAGCGAGAATCTGCTGTCGTTCCATTTCTTCTTTCTGCGCAAGCTGTTCTTCGTCAAGGAAGCCGATGCATTGGTGCTTTGCCCCGGCGGTTTCGGCACGCTGGATGAAGCACTCGAAGTGCTGACGTTGATCCAGACCGGCAAGAGCCCGATTGTTCCAGTGGTCCTGCTCGATGAGCCGGGTGGTAGTTACTGGCAAGACGCCCTGGACTTTATCCACCGCCAACTGGAGAACAACCTCTACATCCGGCCAAGCGACATTCAGCTGATGCGCCTGGTACATAGCGCCGAGGAGGCGGCGGACGAGATCGCCCAGTTCTACAGCAACTTCCACTCCAGCCGCTGGCTCAAGGGCCTGTATGTGATCCGCCTCAACCACCCCTTAAATGAGGTGGCGCTGAATCAGCTGCAACGCGAGTTCATTGATCTATGTAAAAGCGGCAGCTTCGAACAGCACCCCGCCCTGGAGGCGGAAGGCGATGAACCGGAGCTTAAGCAGCTGCAACGTCTGACCTTTATCTTCAACGGGCGGGATCATGGCCGTCTGCGCGAACTGCTGAACTTCATCAACTTGCCGCAAAGCTGGGCCTAACTCCTCGCCTCAGCCGCCAATCTCCTTACCGACTGCAGCCATGCACCTCGCATGGCTTAAGGCTGCGCGCTTATAAGGATGGCGACGGTGGGTGCTGCTGGCGATTTCAGGTATTGCGACGACCGCTTAGTAGCCGACCGATCGCTTCCAGCGAGTAACCGCGATAGCTGAGAAAGCGCCCCTGCCTACCGCGCTCGCGGGCATCGGTAGGCAATTCGCCAGAAAATCTGCGTTGCCAGAGTTCAAGTAGCTGCTCTTGCCAATCGAAACCGCTGTCACGCAAGGCATTTTCGATGGCCTCACGGGGCAAGCCACGCTGGCTCAGCTCCTCACGAATCCGTAACGGGCCATAGCCCGCATTCGCGCGTTGGCGAATGAAGCTTTCCACATAGCGAGTTTCCGAGAGCAGCCCTTCTTCAGCCAGACGCTCAAGGGCAGACTCGATCAATTCGGCGGGGGCGCCACGTTGGCGCAATTTGCGGGCGAGCTCGACGCGCCCGTGTTCACGGCGCGCGAGCAAATCCATGGCAGTCCGCCGTACTGCTGCAAGGGTATCGAGTACGGCGGCCATAGTGCAGGATCAGGCGTCGATGTCGGCCAGATCGTCGGCCGTGCTGGCGCTAGCCGCGGCAGCCGGCGCATTGCTCAGCAGCTTCTCGCGAATCTGCCGCTCGACAGTGGCACCCACTTCCGGATTGTCTTCCATGTACTTGGCTGCGTTGGCCTTGCCTTGACCGATCTTGCCGCCTTGGTAGCTGTACCAGGCGCCAGATTTCTCCACCAGACCGAGCTGTACGCCCAGGTCGATGATCTCGCCGGTGCGATAGATACCTTTGCCGTACATGATCTGGAATTCGGCCTGCCGGAAAGGTGGTGCGACTTTGTTTTTCACCACTTTGACGCGGGTTTCGCTGCCGGTGACCTCATCGCCGTCCTTCACTGCACCAGTACGGCGAATGTCCAGACGTACCGAGGCGTAGAACTTCAACGCATTGCCGCCGGTGGTGGTTTCAGGGCTGCCGAACATCACGCCGATCTTCATGCGGATCTGGTTGATGAAAATCACCAGGCAGTTGGCATTCTTGATGTTACCGGTGATTTTGCGCAGTGCCTGGCTCATCAAGCGAGCTTGCAAGCCCACGTGCATGTCGCCCATTTCACCTTCGATTTCAGCTTTCGGCACCAGCGCGGCAACCGAGTCGACGATGACGACGTCGACAGCGTTGGAACGCACCAGCATGTCGGTGATTTCCAAGGCCTGTTCGCCCGTGTCTGGCTGCGATACCAGCAGGTCGTCAACGTTGACGCCCAGTTTGGCCGCATAGTCCGGGTCCAGCGCATGCTCGGCATCGACGAAGGCGCAAGTAGCACCCAGCTTCTGCGCCTCAGCAATGACCGACAGGGTCAAGGTGGTTTTGCCCGATGATTCCGGGCCATAGATCTCCACGATCCGGCCTTTTGGCAAACCGCCGATACCCAGGGCGATATCCAAGCCGAGCGAGCCGGTAGAGATAGCCGGAATGGCTTGGCGCTCATGATCGCCCATGCGCATGACTGCGCCTTTGCCGAATTGTTTTTCGATCTGGCCCAGGGCTGCAGCCAAAGCGCGCTTCTTATTCTCGTCCATTGAATCCTCACGTGATCAAGAGGGCCTGGCGGCCGCCAACAACTGTATAAGTAGCCAGTATTATTCCACAGGGCAAGTCCGGTCGCCTACCCCTGAATAGGATTTTCTCCACGCACCAAGCTGAGGAGCCCCGCTAGAGCGGTCTCAACCGTTTGTCGGCGCACTTGCTCGCGGTCGCCAGCAAACCAGCGACGCTCACTGATCACCCTCTGGCCATCGCCCCAGGCCAGCCAGACGGTGCCTACCGGCTTGTCCGGCGAACCGCCATCTGGTCCTGCAACCCCGCTGACTGCTACCGCAAAGCGCGCTTCGCTATGCCGCTGGGCACCACAGACCATGGCTTCCACGACTTCACGGCTGACCGCTCCGACTTGTCCGAAAAACTCGACGGGTACCTGCAATTGAGCGGTTTTCTGGACATTCGAATAGGTCACGTAGCCCGCCTCGAACCACGCCGAGCTGCCGGAAATCCGCGTGATCGCCTCGGCAATTCCGCCGCCGGTGCAGGACTCGGCGGTACTGACCTGAGCGCCGATCGACTGCAAGCATTCGCCCAACTGAGCGGCGAGACGGGTTATCTGTTCCAAGGCCATCTCCGGGGTTAAAGGCGACTATAGGGATACCGTACACTAGGCGCTTTTGCGATTTAAACCGGACAGCCAGACCGATGAGCGACCTCTCAGCCCACACCCCAATGATGCAACAGTACTGGAAGTTGAAGAACCAGCATCCGGACCAGCTGATGTTCTATCGCATGGGCGACTTCTACGAAATTTTCTATGAGGACGCCAAGAAGGCTGCGGCGCTGCTCGACATCACGCTCACCGCCCGCGGCCAATCCGCCGGCCAGGCAATCCCCATGTGCGGGATTCCCTACCATGCGGCCGAAGGTTATCTGGCCAAGCTGGTCAAGCTCGGCGAGTCCGTGGTCATTTGCGAACAAATTGGCGATCCGGCGACCAGCAAAGGTCCTGTTGATCGCCAAGTGGTGCGCATCATTACGCCCGGCACGGTCAGCGATGAAGCGCTGCTCGATGAGCGGCGCGACAACCTGCTGGCGGCAGTGCTCGGAGATGAACGCTTGTTCGGCCTGGCTTCGCTGGATATCACCAGCGGCCGTTTTAGCGTGCAGGAGCTGTCGGGCTGGGAAAACCTGCTGGCCGAACTGGAACGGCTCAACCCCGCGGAACTCTTGATCCCCGATGACTGGCCGCAAGGTCTGCCGGCGGAGAAACGTCGTGGCGTGCGCCGTCGTGCGCCCTGGGACTTCGAGCGCGACAGCGGGCGCAAAAGCCTCTGCCAACAATTCGCCACGCAAGATCTCAAGGGGTTCGGCTGTGAAAACCTCAGCCTGGCCATTGGCGCCGCCGGCTGTCTGCTGGGCTATGCCAAGGAAACTCAGCGCACCGCTCTACCGCATCTACGCAGCCTGCGTCATGAGCGTATCGACGACACTGTAATCCTCGATGGCGCCAGCCGGCGCAATCTGGAGCTGGATACCAATCTGGCTGGCGGCCGCGACAATACCCTGCAGTCGGTCATGGATCGCTGCCAGACCGCCATGGGCAGCCGCCTGTTGACCCGCTGGCTGAACCGCCCACTGCGCCAACGTGAAGTGCTTGAAGCGCGCCAGCAAGCGATTAGCTGCGTACTGGAGCGCTATCGCTTCGAGATCATCCAACCGCAATTGAAAGAAATCGGCGATATCGAACGCATCCTCGCCCGCATCGGCCTACGCAATGCGCGCCCGCGCGACCTCGCACGCCTGCGCGACGCGTTGTCCGCGCTGCCCGAACTGCAGCGCGCGATGACTGAATTGGAAGCACCGCATCTTGGCGAACTGGCAGTAAATATCCGCACCTACCCGGAGCTGGCGGAGCTACTGCAGCGGGCGATCAACGACAACCCACCGGCGGTGATTCGCGATGGTGGCGTTCTCAAGGTCGGTTATGACGCCGAGCTGGATGACTTGCTGTCGATCAGCGAGAACGCCGGCCAATTTCTCATCGACTTGGAGGCTCGTGAAAAAGCTCGTACCGGCCTGGCCAACCTCAAGGTGGGCTACAACCGTGTGCACGGGTATTTCATCGAGCTACCCAGCAAGCAAGCCGAACAGGCGCCAGCCGACTACATCCGTCGGCAAACCCTCAAAGGCGCCGAGCGCTTCATCACTCCCGAGCTGAAAACCTTTGAGGACAAAGCGCTGTCAGCCAAGAGTCGTGCCCTGGCGCGCGAGAAATTGCTCTATGACGAACTGCTCGAGCTATTGATCGGCCAGCTGGCGCCGTTACAAGACACAGCCGCCGCGCTTGCCGAACTGGACGTATTGAGCAACCTGGCTGAGCGAGCGCTAAATCTCGATCTCAATCGACCACGCTTCATCGACGAACCCTGCCTGCGTATCGAGCAGGGTCGTCATCCGGTGGTGGAACAAGTCCTCACTACCCCGTTCGTTGCCAACGATCTGGCGCTGGACGATGCGACCCGCATGCTGATCATTACCGGCCCGAACATGGGTGGTAAATCCACGTATATGCGCCAGACCGCACTGATCGTATTGCTCGCCCATATCGGCAGCTTCGTGCCCGCGGCGAGCTGCGAGCTGTCGCTGGTCGATCGTATCTTCACCCGTATCGGCTCCAGCGATGACCTCGCTGGGGGTCGTTCGACCTTCATGGTGGAAATGAGCGAAACCGCCAACATCCTTCATAACGCCAGCGCTCACAGCCTGGTCCTGATGGATGAGGTTGGCCGTGGCACCAGTACGTTTGACGGTCTGTCGTTAGCCTGGGCGGCCGCGGAGCAGCTGGCCGGTTTGCGC is from Pseudomonas sp. LS44 and encodes:
- the recA gene encoding recombinase RecA, which codes for MDENKKRALAAALGQIEKQFGKGAVMRMGDHERQAIPAISTGSLGLDIALGIGGLPKGRIVEIYGPESSGKTTLTLSVIAEAQKLGATCAFVDAEHALDPDYAAKLGVNVDDLLVSQPDTGEQALEITDMLVRSNAVDVVIVDSVAALVPKAEIEGEMGDMHVGLQARLMSQALRKITGNIKNANCLVIFINQIRMKIGVMFGSPETTTGGNALKFYASVRLDIRRTGAVKDGDEVTGSETRVKVVKNKVAPPFRQAEFQIMYGKGIYRTGEIIDLGVQLGLVEKSGAWYSYQGGKIGQGKANAAKYMEDNPEVGATVERQIREKLLSNAPAAAASASTADDLADIDA
- a CDS encoding CinA family protein codes for the protein MALEQITRLAAQLGECLQSIGAQVSTAESCTGGGIAEAITRISGSSAWFEAGYVTYSNVQKTAQLQVPVEFFGQVGAVSREVVEAMVCGAQRHSEARFAVAVSGVAGPDGGSPDKPVGTVWLAWGDGQRVISERRWFAGDREQVRRQTVETALAGLLSLVRGENPIQG
- the mutS gene encoding DNA mismatch repair protein MutS; amino-acid sequence: MSDLSAHTPMMQQYWKLKNQHPDQLMFYRMGDFYEIFYEDAKKAAALLDITLTARGQSAGQAIPMCGIPYHAAEGYLAKLVKLGESVVICEQIGDPATSKGPVDRQVVRIITPGTVSDEALLDERRDNLLAAVLGDERLFGLASLDITSGRFSVQELSGWENLLAELERLNPAELLIPDDWPQGLPAEKRRGVRRRAPWDFERDSGRKSLCQQFATQDLKGFGCENLSLAIGAAGCLLGYAKETQRTALPHLRSLRHERIDDTVILDGASRRNLELDTNLAGGRDNTLQSVMDRCQTAMGSRLLTRWLNRPLRQREVLEARQQAISCVLERYRFEIIQPQLKEIGDIERILARIGLRNARPRDLARLRDALSALPELQRAMTELEAPHLGELAVNIRTYPELAELLQRAINDNPPAVIRDGGVLKVGYDAELDDLLSISENAGQFLIDLEAREKARTGLANLKVGYNRVHGYFIELPSKQAEQAPADYIRRQTLKGAERFITPELKTFEDKALSAKSRALAREKLLYDELLELLIGQLAPLQDTAAALAELDVLSNLAERALNLDLNRPRFIDEPCLRIEQGRHPVVEQVLTTPFVANDLALDDATRMLIITGPNMGGKSTYMRQTALIVLLAHIGSFVPAASCELSLVDRIFTRIGSSDDLAGGRSTFMVEMSETANILHNASAHSLVLMDEVGRGTSTFDGLSLAWAAAEQLAGLRAWTLFATHYFELTVLPENQPNVANVHLNATEHNERIVFLHHVLPGPASQSYGLAVAQLAGVPAEVILRAREHLARLEATSLPHELPRAVIGQPAPPMQSDLFASLPHPVLDELHRVHPDDLTPRQALELLYAWKRRI
- the recX gene encoding recombination regulator RecX, with product MAAVLDTLAAVRRTAMDLLARREHGRVELARKLRQRGAPAELIESALERLAEEGLLSETRYVESFIRQRANAGYGPLRIREELSQRGLPREAIENALRDSGFDWQEQLLELWQRRFSGELPTDARERGRQGRFLSYRGYSLEAIGRLLSGRRNT
- a CDS encoding LOG family protein, producing the protein MPYEPDDYLSRHFQTSGIDLASKVDELVGLITPNTSLNRTLYREMLVTVIRMAQADRNRWDAKIMLQTLREMEHAFSSLEQFKRRRKVTVFGSARTPPGHPLYTLARDLGATLTRYDLMVVTGGGGGIMAAAHEGAGRENSLGFNITLPFEQGANATMAGSENLLSFHFFFLRKLFFVKEADALVLCPGGFGTLDEALEVLTLIQTGKSPIVPVVLLDEPGGSYWQDALDFIHRQLENNLYIRPSDIQLMRLVHSAEEAADEIAQFYSNFHSSRWLKGLYVIRLNHPLNEVALNQLQREFIDLCKSGSFEQHPALEAEGDEPELKQLQRLTFIFNGRDHGRLRELLNFINLPQSWA